A region of Oxyura jamaicensis isolate SHBP4307 breed ruddy duck chromosome 5, BPBGC_Ojam_1.0, whole genome shotgun sequence DNA encodes the following proteins:
- the PSMA1 gene encoding proteasome subunit alpha type-1: MFRNQYDNDVTVWSPQGRIHQIEYAMEAVKQGSATVGLKSKTHAVLVALKRAQSELAAHQKKILYVDNHIGISIAGLTADARLLCNFMRQECLDSRFVFDRPLPVSRLVSLIGSKTQIPTQRYGRRPYGVGLLIAGYDDMGPHIFQTCPSANYFDCKAMSIGARSQSARTYLERHMTEFTDCNLNELVKHGLRALRETLPAEQDLTTKNVSIGIVGKDMEFTIYDDDDVAPFLEGLEERPQRKPAPPADEPAEKSEEPMEH; this comes from the exons ATG TTCCGCAACCAGTACGACAACGATGTCACCGTGTGGAGCCCGCAG gGGCGAATTCATCAAATAGAATATGCCATGGAAGCTGTCAAACAAGGCTCAGCTACTGTGGGGCTGAAATCAAAGACGCATGCTGTCCTGGTAGCTTTAAAG AGAGCACAGTCTGAGCTGGCAgctcatcagaaaaaaatcctgtacGTTGACAACCATATCGGTATCTCCATTGCTGGACTTACTGCTGATGCAAGACTCTTGTG CAATTTCATGCGTCAGGAGTGTCTGGATTCTAGATTTGTGTTCGATAGACCCCTTCCAGTTTCTCGATTAGTGTCACTAATCGGAAGCA AAACGCAGATACCAACGCAGCGTTACGGCAGAAGACCATATGGCGTGGGCCTGCTTATCGCAGGTTATGAT GATATGGGTCCTCACATCTTCCAAACTTGTCCCTCTGCAAACTATTTTGACTGTAAAGCGATGTCCATTGGTGCTCGTTCACAGTCAGCACGAACTTACTTGGAGAGACACATGACTGAATTTACTGACT gtaatCTAAATGAGCTAGTTAAACATGGACTGCGTGCTCTCAGAGAGACTCTTCCTGCTGAACAGGATCTGACCACCAAG AATGTTTCCATTGGAATTGTTGGCAAAGACATGGAGTTCACTATCTATGATGATGATGACGTAGCACCATTCCTAGAAGGTCTTGAGGAGAGACCTCAGAGAAAG CCTGCCCCGCCTGCTGATGAACCTGCGGAAAAGTCAGAGGAGCCCATGGAGCACTAA